In Micromonospora sp. NBC_01813, the following are encoded in one genomic region:
- a CDS encoding class I SAM-dependent DNA methyltransferase, protein MSSVFDSIINRGEYLSAHYFADQLGTELKKRLLATWAIREGDEYDNRATPRQMVRALRREYLTPNVRGYLAAGPQADPYDLFDLGTYNDPEWRKSLVEWHQNVLRALGYEPAPTELTVHRAGREHAVPVAYHGPGIVALDCGWAADGDAAFDPAGAGRLLSPVRVNASERYETGAALASWLFHANIGRPDCPPPRFILLLHGGVIVLADRNSWAEGRYLAANLDAALERNDRAQSGELATLAALFCREMLCPGENDTAPAMDALLKGSTVNAVGVSKELRHGVQRAVEIIAGEVLRRMAEPVNDVTPADIEEPRLPFARELTRDCLRYLYRILFLLYAEARPELGILPADDGNYEAGYSVARLRELVARDEELMEEEARNSFHLYHSLDLLFNKVNLGHRRYGTEPDDDQPGDDEQTRQEKAERRSEDIGLRFDPLRSELFDPDSIRLIGQRALDPRCDEETAPRWLDLRLRNSALHRVLRLLTMKKARPGTLGGFVSYRNLGINELGAVYEGLMSYTGIIAGEELCEVARGGDPDEGSWLIPARRQNDYPDDTLVHYDEEDARHGLRGVKKYERGSFVYRLSGRERETSASYYTPESLTTVTVELALKELLGQGADSDADQTRAARLLSYKICEPALGSGAFLNEAINQLAEEYLRRRQKELDRSIPAGDVLTEKQKVKAYIALHNAYGVDLNATGRELAEVSLWLNTMHPGMQAPWFGLHLRRGNSLIGARRAIYSAHDVCSPEKAWLKAKGSLPPTPLPLHRDGRPQPLPDDAVHQFLLPSPGWAAITHSTEAKKLAKDEVDRLAAWRRGLLQRPARSTAHLNADGTPKIDRRTGKPRQEAASQFTRLRDAARRAEFLWSCVVKRMELSEREIARRIDVWGADPADPEYAFLRRPEQAVPKEKVYAELFEAAGTPYRRLKTVMDAWCALWFWPTDRIGLLDGTHPEYAAAVAEIGVEALTQLLGGIVDAEVPVDPAPTGEDSGQPPAAADEQPQAPEPVFFRAMTLFPVAGEQMALDETEWETAAATPVATSEPKPKKAPKPKQPARRPTIPLTSVDDWLDFLEAMLGAADVPDGTLIDKYDDLDQMKEFEENLVLFMGMDNADPEARFPWLRTVRELADRHAFLHWELDFALVFAENGGFDLQVGNPPWVRPRWNEDAVLAEFEPWFELEEKPDQEEKDRRRHELLERAEVRGYVLRELTATSGQVAFFGSTQVYPLLVGTQPDLYRAFMCQVWAHQSAGGTVGLLHPDSHFTGDKEGPLRGEAYRRLRIHGDFVNAGQRFFPEPVGHTAHFGVHIYSRPREIRFDHLSWLVSTDALRHSRDHDGSGDVPGVRYKNREFDERPHRSRVVIVTEDVLAVWRRLLDEEDRPLSQARLLFPVSTAEAAAIEALAAYPLRLAELLPQISSGYHESGSKRARLIEYNRVDRATGRQYQPATWGEVVLKGIQVSTATPIFKRHDANSNDPYGVDLISLPSDFVPDTEYLCVPGRDAAFREAQDRWVDHEELRRLRTDAVEVTRARARLASTLGMPEVEVEDEQVDALLVEQARRPYVDFYRLAWRRQVAPNTERALYSALIPPGPTHIHAVHSMVMPSIHQTVLVAGFWTSLPLDYFLRATGRGDLQVAGAKVLPAPSVAHPLASALLLRTLRLNCLTSVYAGLWAELFDPAWLDGETWVFEWPGLPPLNDVTPNWRPETPLRTERARRSTLVEIDALVAVWLGMSADALVAAYRGRFPVLQKYEAVTWFDADGWKLAGNARTFGQRQTKQTWAQFEAYWKDPENTPPPDGYTPPFYKAEREAEMRAAHAVFQARLDAAVARGEWDHGTAEVNAS, encoded by the coding sequence CCTGTCGCCTACCACGGCCCCGGGATCGTGGCGCTGGACTGCGGATGGGCCGCGGACGGCGACGCCGCGTTCGACCCGGCCGGCGCCGGCAGGCTCCTGTCGCCGGTGCGGGTCAACGCCAGCGAACGCTACGAAACCGGGGCGGCCCTCGCGTCATGGCTGTTCCACGCCAACATCGGCCGTCCGGACTGCCCCCCACCACGCTTCATCCTCCTGCTGCACGGCGGCGTCATCGTGCTCGCCGACCGCAACTCGTGGGCCGAAGGCCGCTACCTCGCCGCTAACCTCGACGCCGCACTTGAGCGCAACGACCGCGCCCAGTCCGGTGAGCTGGCCACGCTCGCAGCCTTGTTCTGCCGCGAGATGCTCTGCCCCGGCGAGAACGACACTGCCCCGGCGATGGACGCCCTACTCAAGGGATCCACCGTCAACGCCGTCGGGGTGTCCAAGGAGCTGCGCCACGGCGTCCAGCGCGCCGTGGAAATCATCGCCGGCGAGGTCCTTCGGCGGATGGCAGAGCCCGTCAACGACGTCACGCCGGCAGACATCGAGGAACCGCGCCTGCCGTTCGCCCGGGAACTGACCCGCGACTGCCTGCGATACCTCTACCGGATCCTGTTCCTGCTGTACGCCGAGGCCCGTCCCGAACTGGGCATCCTGCCCGCCGACGACGGCAACTACGAGGCAGGTTACTCAGTGGCGCGGCTACGGGAACTGGTCGCCCGCGACGAGGAACTGATGGAGGAGGAGGCGAGGAACAGCTTCCACCTCTACCACTCCCTTGACCTACTCTTCAACAAGGTCAACCTCGGTCACCGCCGCTACGGCACCGAGCCGGACGACGACCAGCCCGGCGACGACGAGCAGACCCGGCAGGAGAAAGCCGAGCGGCGCAGCGAGGACATCGGCCTGCGATTCGACCCACTGCGCAGCGAGCTGTTCGACCCGGACTCCATCCGGCTCATCGGCCAGCGGGCGCTCGACCCGCGGTGCGACGAGGAAACGGCGCCGCGCTGGCTCGACCTGCGCCTGCGCAACTCAGCCCTGCACCGCGTCCTGCGCCTGCTCACGATGAAGAAAGCCCGGCCAGGCACACTGGGCGGCTTCGTGTCCTACCGAAACCTCGGCATCAACGAGCTCGGCGCCGTGTACGAAGGGCTGATGTCCTACACCGGCATCATCGCCGGTGAGGAACTGTGCGAGGTCGCCAGGGGCGGTGATCCTGACGAGGGATCGTGGCTCATCCCGGCCCGCCGGCAGAACGATTACCCAGACGACACACTGGTCCACTATGACGAGGAGGACGCCCGCCACGGGCTGCGCGGTGTCAAGAAATACGAACGGGGCTCCTTCGTCTACCGCCTCTCCGGCCGGGAACGCGAAACATCGGCCTCGTACTACACCCCCGAGTCGCTCACCACCGTCACGGTGGAGCTGGCGCTCAAAGAGCTACTCGGCCAAGGCGCCGACAGCGACGCCGACCAGACACGCGCCGCCAGGCTCTTGTCGTACAAAATCTGCGAGCCGGCACTCGGCTCCGGCGCCTTCCTCAACGAGGCGATCAACCAGCTCGCCGAGGAGTACCTACGCCGACGGCAGAAGGAACTAGACCGCTCGATCCCCGCCGGCGACGTGCTGACCGAGAAGCAGAAGGTCAAGGCATACATCGCCCTGCACAACGCCTACGGCGTCGACCTGAACGCCACGGGACGCGAGCTGGCCGAGGTTTCGCTGTGGCTGAACACCATGCACCCGGGCATGCAGGCGCCGTGGTTCGGGCTACACCTGCGCCGCGGCAACTCGCTCATCGGCGCCCGCCGCGCCATCTACAGCGCCCACGACGTCTGCTCGCCAGAGAAGGCCTGGCTGAAAGCCAAGGGCAGCCTGCCGCCGACACCGTTACCGCTGCACCGCGACGGGCGACCGCAGCCACTACCCGACGACGCAGTGCACCAGTTCCTGCTGCCCTCGCCGGGATGGGCCGCGATCACCCACTCCACCGAGGCGAAGAAGCTCGCCAAGGACGAGGTCGACCGGCTGGCCGCCTGGCGGCGAGGACTCCTCCAGCGCCCGGCTCGCAGCACCGCCCACCTCAACGCCGACGGCACCCCGAAGATCGACCGCCGTACCGGAAAACCGCGGCAGGAGGCTGCATCGCAGTTCACCAGGTTGCGCGACGCCGCCCGGCGGGCCGAGTTCCTGTGGTCGTGTGTAGTCAAGAGGATGGAGCTGTCCGAGCGGGAGATCGCCCGCCGGATCGACGTCTGGGGCGCAGACCCGGCCGACCCGGAGTACGCCTTCCTCCGGCGGCCCGAGCAGGCCGTGCCGAAGGAGAAGGTGTACGCCGAGCTGTTCGAGGCAGCGGGGACGCCGTACCGGCGCCTCAAAACTGTGATGGACGCCTGGTGCGCGCTGTGGTTCTGGCCCACCGACCGGATCGGCCTGCTCGACGGCACGCATCCCGAGTACGCGGCTGCCGTCGCGGAGATCGGCGTGGAGGCCCTTACTCAGCTACTCGGCGGCATCGTTGACGCCGAGGTACCGGTAGACCCCGCGCCCACCGGGGAAGACAGCGGCCAGCCGCCGGCCGCGGCGGACGAGCAGCCGCAGGCGCCCGAGCCGGTCTTCTTCCGCGCGATGACGCTCTTCCCGGTCGCCGGTGAGCAGATGGCGCTGGACGAGACGGAGTGGGAGACCGCCGCCGCGACGCCGGTCGCCACGTCCGAGCCGAAACCGAAGAAGGCGCCGAAGCCGAAGCAGCCGGCACGCCGCCCGACCATCCCACTGACAAGCGTCGATGACTGGCTGGACTTCCTGGAAGCCATGCTCGGCGCGGCCGACGTTCCTGACGGTACCCTGATCGACAAGTACGACGACCTCGACCAGATGAAGGAGTTCGAGGAAAACCTCGTCCTCTTCATGGGCATGGACAACGCCGATCCAGAGGCACGGTTCCCCTGGCTGCGGACGGTCCGGGAGCTCGCCGACCGGCACGCGTTCCTGCACTGGGAGCTGGACTTCGCGCTGGTCTTCGCGGAGAACGGCGGCTTCGATCTTCAGGTCGGCAACCCGCCGTGGGTCCGGCCACGCTGGAACGAGGACGCCGTCTTGGCCGAGTTCGAACCCTGGTTCGAGCTGGAGGAAAAGCCCGATCAGGAGGAGAAGGACCGCCGCCGCCATGAGTTACTGGAGCGCGCGGAGGTCCGGGGGTATGTGCTGCGCGAGCTGACCGCGACCAGCGGGCAGGTCGCCTTCTTCGGATCTACCCAGGTGTACCCGCTGCTCGTCGGCACGCAGCCGGACCTGTACCGGGCGTTTATGTGCCAGGTGTGGGCGCATCAGTCGGCCGGCGGCACGGTGGGCCTTCTGCACCCCGACAGCCACTTCACCGGCGACAAGGAGGGGCCGCTGCGGGGGGAGGCGTACCGGCGGCTGCGCATCCACGGAGACTTCGTCAACGCAGGGCAGCGCTTCTTCCCCGAGCCGGTGGGACACACGGCGCACTTCGGCGTCCACATATACAGCCGGCCCCGAGAAATCAGGTTCGACCACCTGTCCTGGCTGGTGTCCACCGACGCGCTTCGGCACTCGCGGGACCACGATGGATCGGGGGACGTGCCGGGTGTCAGGTACAAGAACCGGGAGTTCGACGAGCGGCCGCACCGCAGCCGCGTCGTCATCGTCACGGAAGACGTGCTGGCGGTGTGGCGGAGGCTGCTAGACGAGGAGGACCGGCCGCTGTCCCAGGCGCGGCTGCTCTTCCCAGTTAGCACCGCCGAGGCCGCCGCGATCGAAGCGCTGGCCGCGTACCCGCTTCGGCTGGCCGAGTTGCTGCCGCAGATCTCCTCCGGCTATCACGAGAGTGGATCGAAGAGGGCCAGACTCATCGAGTACAACCGCGTCGATAGGGCGACCGGGCGCCAGTACCAGCCGGCGACATGGGGAGAAGTCGTCCTGAAGGGCATCCAGGTGAGCACGGCCACGCCAATCTTCAAACGGCACGACGCCAACAGCAACGACCCCTACGGCGTAGACCTGATCAGCCTGCCGTCCGACTTCGTGCCCGACACCGAGTACCTCTGCGTGCCGGGCCGAGACGCGGCGTTCCGGGAGGCGCAGGACCGGTGGGTGGACCACGAGGAACTGCGACGCCTGCGCACGGACGCGGTTGAGGTGACCCGGGCGCGAGCGCGCCTTGCCTCGACACTCGGGATGCCGGAGGTTGAGGTCGAGGACGAGCAGGTCGATGCGCTGCTGGTCGAGCAGGCTCGCCGGCCATACGTCGACTTCTACCGCCTGGCGTGGCGGCGGCAGGTGGCACCGAACACGGAGCGCGCCTTGTACTCGGCGCTAATCCCACCCGGGCCGACGCACATCCATGCCGTTCACAGCATGGTCATGCCGAGCATTCACCAGACCGTGCTGGTGGCCGGATTCTGGACGTCTCTCCCGCTCGACTACTTCCTTCGCGCTACGGGAAGGGGCGACCTCCAAGTCGCTGGAGCGAAGGTACTGCCCGCTCCGTCCGTAGCTCATCCGCTCGCCTCGGCGCTGTTGCTGCGTACCCTGCGGTTGAACTGTCTGACCAGTGTGTACGCGGGCCTGTGGGCGGAGCTGTTCGACCCCGCGTGGCTCGACGGCGAGACCTGGGTCTTCGAGTGGCCTGGCTTGCCGCCGCTGAACGACGTCACGCCGAACTGGCGGCCCGAAACGCCGCTGCGGACCGAGCGGGCCCGCCGGTCTACGCTGGTCGAGATCGACGCCTTGGTCGCCGTCTGGCTCGGGATGAGCGCCGACGCGCTCGTGGCCGCGTACCGTGGGCGGTTCCCGGTGCTGCAGAAGTACGAGGCTGTCACGTGGTTCGACGCCGACGGGTGGAAGCTCGCCGGCAACGCCCGCACCTTCGGCCAGCGGCAGACCAAGCAGACATGGGCGCAGTTCGAGGCGTACTGGAAGGACCCGGAGAACACTCCGCCGCCCGACGGCTACACGCCGCCGTTCTACAAGGCGGAGCGGGAGGCTGAGATGCGGGCGGCGCACGCCGTCTTCCAGGCTCGACTGGACGCCGCGGTCGCCCGAGGCGAGTGGGATCACGGGACAGCAGAGGTGAACGCGTCGTGA